Sequence from the Pseudomonadota bacterium genome:
TGCGTCGATCTCCGAAGCCAGGGGCCTTCACCGCCAGGATCTGGAGCGTGCCGCGCAGCTTGTTCACCACCAGGGTGGCAAGCGCCTCACCATCGAGATCTTCGGCGATGATGACGAGCGGCTTCTGCATCTGCACCGTCTGCTCGAGCACCGGAAGGAGGTCGGCCACGGCCGAGATCTTCTTCTCGGTGATGAGGATGAACGGCTCGACGAGCTCGCACTCCATGCGCTCTGAGTCGGTGACAAAGTACGGCGAGATGTAGCCCTTGTCGAACTGCATGCCCTCGACGTGCTCGAGGGTCGTGGCCATGGTCTTCGACTCCTCGACGGTCACCACGCCGTCCTTGCCCACGTTCTCGAGGGCGTTGGCGATGAGGTCGCCGATCTGCTGGTCGTTGTTCGCCGCGATGGAGGCGACCTCGCTGATGCGGTGCTTGTCTTCGACGGGCACCGCCATCTTCTTGATCTCGTCTACCACGACCTCGACGGCGTGCTCGAGACCGCGCTTGATCATGAGCGGGTTGGCGCCCGCGGTGACGTTCTTCATGCCCTCCTTGATCATCGCCTGCGCGAGGACGGTGGCCGTGGTGGTGCCGTCACCGGCCACGTCGTTCGTCTTGCTTGCGACCTCGCGAAGAAGCTGGGCGCCCATGTTCTCGAACGGGTTCTCGATCTCGATCTCCTTGGCGATGGTGACGCCATCATTGGTGACGAGCGGCGAGCCGAACTTCTTGTCGAGCAGGACATTGCGCCCACGCGGCCCCAGGGTGACCTTCACAGCGTTCGCGAGCGTGTCGATGCCTCGCTCGAGCGCCTTGCGGGCTTCGGTATCGAAGATGATTGCCTTGGCTGCCATGACGTATACTCCTCGTTTCTGCGCTTATTCGAAGATGGCCAGGAGATCGCGCTCCTGGAGGATCACGTATTCTTCGCCCTCGACCTTGATCTCGGTTCCGCTGTACTTCCCGTAGAGAACGGTGTCTCCGGCTTTGACCTCGAGCGCGATGCGCTTGCCGTCGTCACCGATGCGGCCGTTTCCGGCGGCCAGGACCTTGCCACGGGTGGGCTTCTCCTTTGCG
This genomic interval carries:
- the groL gene encoding chaperonin GroEL, which translates into the protein MAAKAIIFDTEARKALERGIDTLANAVKVTLGPRGRNVLLDKKFGSPLVTNDGVTIAKEIEIENPFENMGAQLLREVASKTNDVAGDGTTTATVLAQAMIKEGMKNVTAGANPLMIKRGLEHAVEVVVDEIKKMAVPVEDKHRISEVASIAANNDQQIGDLIANALENVGKDGVVTVEESKTMATTLEHVEGMQFDKGYISPYFVTDSERMECELVEPFILITEKKISAVADLLPVLEQTVQMQKPLVIIAEDLDGEALATLVVNKLRGTLQILAVKAPGFGDRRKEMLKDIATLTGGQVVSDELGLKLDKVSLDMLGRAARVRATKEETTVVEGRGDTAAIQARVELIKRQIKETESDYDREKLQERLAKLAGGVAVIRVGAATETELKEKKHRMEDALSATRAAVEEGIVPGGGTAFIMALKALDAVQLTDADERVAVQIVRQALQEPLRQIAANAGLEGSVVVEKVKGLPTGEGFNAMARTYTNMIAQGIVDPVKVTRTALQNAASIAAMVLTTETLVTERPQKGEGHSHGHSHGGGDFSGMGGMGGMGGMGGMGGLDMM